Proteins encoded within one genomic window of uncultured Draconibacterium sp.:
- a CDS encoding peptidylprolyl isomerase — protein MNRILFSLVLFVIITLQAVAQPSEVLLTIEHHEVTKDEFEYIYNKNNNNLYSDADRKTPKEYLDLFINFKLKVTEAENLKMDTSQTFINELAGYRKEIAAPYLTDIEFNEHQVEELYRRMKLEVDASHILLRVDENASAKQEQQVLDKITNIRNEIIAGKPFEDAAVEYSEDPSAQTNKGHLNYFSAFTMVAPFEDAAFNTPVGEVSDPVRTDFGYHLIKVHDTRPNKGELQVAHIMKNVGRNATPEEKAKAKTAIDSIYQLLLNGADFAEMAKNESQDRRSAVRGGEMPWFSAGRIVKEFSDPAFALKNDGDISKPVETPFGYHIIKRLSARPVPPFEEARASIESQIKKDATRLASGKKVFVEKLKKEYNFTENEAAKAKLAELNIAGNSALPEDTFFIIDNKSFGAEELTAFIARKNIKVGSYRSVYDDWVTDEITNLEDSKLEEKYPQFRYLMNEYHDGILLFNISQEKIWNYAAKDTAGLEDFYQKDKKKHMWGDRFKGHIITCKDVSVREEAENLFGAGLNADEVLVHINADGEELISIETGAWEEAQNPIVDYYVWNGKDPEDFDSATTFVRGNKIEPEPKTLDEARGLFISDYQDYLEEQWIKELRRKYKLKVNKKLLNSIEGV, from the coding sequence ATGAACAGAATTCTCTTTTCGTTGGTTCTTTTTGTTATCATTACTTTACAGGCTGTGGCACAACCTTCTGAGGTGTTGTTAACAATTGAACACCACGAGGTTACTAAAGATGAATTCGAATACATTTACAACAAAAATAATAACAACCTGTATTCCGATGCCGATAGAAAAACACCCAAAGAATATCTCGACCTGTTCATTAATTTTAAGCTGAAAGTTACTGAAGCTGAAAATTTAAAAATGGACACCAGCCAGACATTTATTAATGAACTGGCTGGCTACCGAAAAGAAATTGCAGCACCTTATCTTACCGATATTGAATTTAACGAACACCAGGTTGAGGAACTTTACCGTCGTATGAAACTGGAGGTTGACGCCAGTCATATTTTGTTGCGTGTTGATGAAAATGCGTCGGCAAAACAAGAACAGCAGGTACTCGATAAAATAACGAACATTCGCAACGAGATAATTGCCGGGAAACCTTTTGAAGATGCCGCAGTGGAATACTCGGAAGATCCTTCGGCACAAACCAATAAAGGCCACCTCAACTATTTTTCGGCTTTTACCATGGTGGCACCTTTCGAAGATGCTGCATTTAATACGCCAGTTGGAGAAGTTTCCGATCCGGTGCGCACCGATTTTGGTTACCACCTGATTAAGGTGCACGATACGCGCCCCAACAAAGGAGAATTGCAGGTTGCACACATTATGAAAAACGTGGGAAGAAATGCCACTCCCGAGGAAAAGGCAAAAGCTAAAACGGCTATCGACTCCATTTACCAATTGTTGCTCAACGGAGCTGATTTTGCTGAAATGGCTAAAAATGAATCGCAAGACCGACGCTCTGCCGTTCGCGGCGGAGAAATGCCCTGGTTTTCGGCTGGCAGGATTGTAAAGGAATTTTCCGATCCGGCATTTGCATTAAAAAACGATGGCGATATTTCGAAACCTGTTGAAACGCCTTTTGGCTACCATATCATCAAACGACTAAGTGCACGCCCGGTTCCTCCTTTTGAAGAAGCACGTGCATCGATTGAGAGTCAGATAAAAAAAGATGCAACACGCCTGGCATCGGGGAAAAAAGTATTTGTTGAAAAACTGAAAAAGGAATATAATTTCACGGAAAACGAAGCTGCCAAAGCAAAATTAGCTGAACTTAATATTGCCGGCAATTCTGCTTTACCGGAGGATACTTTCTTCATTATCGATAATAAAAGCTTCGGTGCAGAAGAACTGACAGCGTTTATCGCACGAAAAAATATTAAAGTAGGCTCCTACCGTTCGGTTTACGATGATTGGGTGACGGATGAAATCACCAATCTTGAAGACTCAAAACTAGAAGAGAAATACCCGCAGTTCCGCTACCTGATGAACGAATACCACGATGGTATTTTACTGTTCAATATTTCGCAGGAAAAAATATGGAACTATGCAGCTAAAGACACCGCCGGGCTTGAGGACTTCTACCAAAAAGACAAGAAAAAACATATGTGGGGCGACCGTTTTAAAGGTCATATAATTACCTGCAAAGATGTTTCGGTTCGTGAGGAGGCTGAGAACCTGTTTGGAGCCGGGCTGAATGCAGATGAAGTACTCGTACACATCAATGCCGATGGAGAAGAACTGATTTCTATTGAAACCGGAGCCTGGGAAGAAGCCCAGAATCCGATAGTAGATTATTACGTTTGGAACGGAAAAGATCCAGAAGATTTTGACAGTGCTACTACTTTTGTTCGTGGCAACAAAATCGAACCGGAGCCTAAAACACTAGATGAAGCGCGTGGCCTGTTCATTTCGGATTACCAGGACTACCTGGAAGAACAATGGATAAAGGAACTGCGCCGTAAGTACAAGCTTAAAGTGAACAAAAAACTGCTAAATTCCATCGAGGGTGTTTAA
- the guaB gene encoding IMP dehydrogenase, whose protein sequence is MSFLEDKIQFEGLTFDDVLLIPSYSELLPREVDLSSKFTKNIVINTPILSAAMDTVTESKMAIAIAREGGIGVIHKNMSIEEQAHQVTTVKRAENGMIYDPITITPEKKVKDALDIMAQFKIGGIPVVDGHGHLVGIVTNRDLRFELNMRRPISEVMTSENLVSTTESTDLHKAAEILQRHKIEKLPVVDKDNKLIGLVTYKDITKAKDKPLACKDEKGRLRVAAGIGIAGDTMERVDALVKAQVDALVIDTAHGHTLGVVEMLKRVKAKYPEKDVVAGNIATAEAAQLLVSAGADAVKVGIGPGSICTTRVIAGVGVPQLSAIYNVSKAIKDSGVPVIGDGGLRYSGDIVKGLAAGADSMMAGGLFAGVEESPGETILYQGRKFKAYRGMGSVEAMQKGSKDRYFQDMEEDIKKLVPEGIAARVPFKGSLYEVLYQLLGGIRAGMGYCGAQNIKALQQAKFTRISNAGVQESHPHDVSITREAPNYSSRQ, encoded by the coding sequence ATGTCGTTTCTAGAAGACAAAATACAGTTTGAAGGTTTAACCTTCGATGATGTTCTCTTAATCCCCTCATATTCAGAATTATTACCACGCGAAGTTGATCTATCTTCCAAATTCACCAAAAATATTGTAATTAACACGCCAATCTTATCGGCAGCAATGGATACGGTTACCGAAAGCAAAATGGCCATTGCCATTGCCCGCGAAGGTGGTATCGGTGTAATTCACAAGAATATGAGTATTGAAGAGCAGGCGCACCAGGTAACAACTGTAAAACGTGCCGAAAATGGTATGATCTACGATCCGATCACCATTACTCCTGAGAAAAAAGTGAAGGATGCACTGGATATTATGGCTCAGTTTAAAATTGGTGGTATTCCTGTTGTTGACGGACACGGACACCTGGTAGGTATTGTTACCAACCGCGACCTACGTTTCGAGCTAAATATGCGCCGCCCAATTTCAGAAGTTATGACCAGCGAAAACCTGGTTTCGACTACTGAATCTACCGACCTTCATAAAGCAGCGGAGATTCTTCAGCGGCATAAAATTGAAAAACTACCGGTGGTTGATAAGGATAACAAACTTATCGGACTGGTTACCTATAAAGACATTACCAAAGCAAAAGATAAACCACTGGCCTGCAAAGACGAAAAAGGTCGTTTACGCGTAGCTGCAGGTATTGGAATTGCCGGCGACACGATGGAGCGTGTTGATGCATTGGTAAAAGCACAGGTTGACGCATTGGTAATTGACACAGCTCACGGACATACTTTAGGCGTGGTGGAAATGCTAAAACGTGTAAAGGCAAAATATCCAGAAAAAGATGTGGTTGCCGGAAACATTGCCACCGCTGAAGCTGCACAATTGCTGGTTAGCGCAGGTGCCGATGCTGTTAAAGTTGGAATTGGTCCTGGTTCAATCTGTACCACCCGTGTTATTGCAGGTGTAGGTGTTCCACAACTTTCAGCTATTTATAATGTATCAAAAGCCATTAAAGACTCGGGAGTTCCGGTAATTGGCGATGGTGGTCTCCGTTACTCGGGCGACATTGTAAAAGGTTTGGCTGCAGGTGCCGATTCGATGATGGCAGGTGGGTTATTTGCCGGAGTTGAGGAATCACCTGGTGAAACCATTCTTTACCAGGGAAGGAAGTTTAAAGCTTACCGCGGAATGGGATCGGTTGAAGCCATGCAAAAAGGTTCGAAAGACCGCTATTTCCAGGATATGGAAGAAGATATTAAGAAACTGGTTCCTGAAGGAATCGCTGCACGTGTTCCATTCAAAGGATCTTTATACGAAGTGCTTTATCAACTACTTGGTGGTATACGTGCCGGAATGGGATATTGTGGAGCACAAAATATTAAAGCGCTGCAACAGGCTAAATTCACCCGAATTTCAAATGCGGGTGTTCAGGAAAGCCATCCGCACGATGTAAGCATTACACGTGAAGCACCGAACTACAGCAGCCGCCAGTAA
- a CDS encoding ATP-dependent DNA helicase RecQ, whose protein sequence is MEDFRQILTRYWGYPEFRPLQLEIIESVAAGNDTLGLMPTGGGKSITFQIYSLAHEGICVVVTPLIALMKDQVENLNRKGIKALAVHSGMSAREIKLTLDNAVWGNYKFLYVSPERLNSERFVERLEQMNVNLLTVDEAHCISQWGYDFRPSYLSIIKVRELLPKVKILALTATATPKVADDIQDKLGFKEKNLLKMSFHRENLSYLVRHVENKTGYLLDTLKKSKGSGVVYVRSRKATREIADELKQNGVSADYYHAGLGNIVRSSRQDDWLTGKTRVIVATNAFGMGIDKANVRFVIHMDSPDSLEAYYQEAGRAGRDGKKSAAVLLYNNVDTTKLKKHISTSFPDTDNIKRIYDSLCNYFQIAVGYGKGQVREFSLQGFAQAYKFQQAMVYNSLKILQRQEYLEFTEQVDSPSRVYFTVSRDELYKFQVANAKLDDFIKLLLRSYTGLFTGYVSVDEELLSKRSGLNREQVYNYLKHLRQSKVIDYVPKSQTPFIYFTKERVHIDRLKISKENYDLRKKDYTEKIESVIHYATDSATCRSQILLQYFGETDAAPCGTCDICKAKQAFALSDYEFDTVSKRVKDLLTDPCTYENLLLKLKGDQQKMREIVKWLLDNKKIIYRVDGLLEWQ, encoded by the coding sequence ATGGAAGACTTCAGGCAGATACTTACCCGCTATTGGGGCTACCCCGAATTCCGGCCGCTACAGCTCGAAATAATTGAGTCTGTTGCAGCGGGTAATGATACGCTTGGATTAATGCCAACGGGAGGTGGAAAATCAATAACTTTCCAGATTTATTCGCTGGCGCACGAAGGCATTTGTGTGGTGGTAACTCCGCTGATCGCTTTAATGAAAGACCAGGTGGAAAACCTGAACAGGAAAGGGATTAAAGCACTGGCTGTGCACAGCGGTATGTCGGCTCGCGAGATAAAACTTACGCTCGATAACGCAGTGTGGGGCAATTACAAGTTTTTATATGTATCGCCCGAACGTTTGAATTCAGAGCGTTTTGTGGAGCGTCTGGAGCAAATGAACGTCAACCTGTTAACGGTTGATGAGGCACACTGTATTTCGCAGTGGGGCTATGATTTTCGGCCAAGTTATTTAAGCATTATTAAGGTGCGGGAACTGCTGCCCAAAGTAAAAATACTGGCCTTAACAGCAACTGCAACTCCTAAGGTGGCCGACGATATTCAGGACAAGCTTGGTTTCAAAGAGAAGAATTTGTTAAAAATGTCTTTTCATCGCGAAAACCTGAGTTACCTGGTACGTCATGTGGAAAATAAAACCGGTTACCTCCTCGATACACTGAAAAAAAGTAAAGGCTCGGGAGTGGTGTATGTGCGTAGCCGTAAAGCCACGCGCGAAATTGCCGATGAACTAAAACAAAATGGAGTTTCGGCCGATTATTACCATGCCGGTTTAGGAAATATTGTGCGTAGTTCGCGGCAAGACGACTGGCTGACCGGAAAAACGCGTGTGATTGTTGCTACCAATGCTTTTGGAATGGGAATTGATAAAGCCAACGTCCGCTTTGTGATTCACATGGATTCGCCTGATTCGCTGGAGGCCTATTACCAGGAAGCGGGTAGGGCAGGCCGCGATGGGAAAAAATCGGCAGCCGTATTATTATATAACAATGTCGATACAACGAAGCTGAAAAAACATATTTCAACATCGTTTCCTGATACCGATAATATAAAACGCATTTACGACTCGCTGTGTAACTATTTTCAAATTGCTGTTGGTTATGGAAAAGGGCAGGTGCGCGAATTTAGTTTGCAGGGATTTGCACAGGCCTACAAATTTCAGCAGGCGATGGTTTACAATAGCCTGAAGATTTTGCAACGCCAGGAATACCTTGAGTTTACCGAACAGGTGGACAGCCCTTCGAGAGTATACTTTACCGTTTCGCGCGATGAGTTGTACAAATTTCAGGTGGCTAATGCAAAACTCGACGACTTTATAAAACTTTTGTTGCGTTCGTATACGGGCCTGTTTACCGGTTATGTGTCGGTTGACGAAGAGTTGCTTTCGAAACGCTCGGGGCTTAATCGCGAGCAGGTGTACAATTATCTGAAACACTTACGCCAGTCGAAAGTGATCGACTATGTGCCAAAAAGTCAAACGCCTTTTATATACTTCACCAAAGAACGAGTACATATCGATCGCTTAAAAATATCGAAAGAAAACTACGATCTGCGGAAAAAGGATTACACTGAAAAGATTGAATCGGTAATTCATTATGCTACCGATTCAGCTACCTGTCGCAGCCAGATTTTACTTCAATATTTTGGCGAAACTGATGCAGCACCTTGCGGCACTTGCGATATTTGTAAAGCCAAACAGGCATTTGCTCTTAGCGATTATGAATTTGACACGGTTAGCAAACGTGTAAAAGATTTGCTTACAGATCCCTGTACGTATGAAAACCTCTTGCTTAAACTGAAGGGCGACCAACAAAAAATGCGCGAAATAGTAAAGTGGCTACTCGATAACAAAAAAATAATCTACCGCGTTGATGGACTATTGGAATGGCAGTAA
- a CDS encoding DUF5063 domain-containing protein, with translation MDQIVYSKNVVEFVTVANEYCSTIENVSHLTAEENLAKLQKLLPLLYLKTSVVEKIEMVMDEELEKFVSELDYNMLHQKWLQLLGENDGFYEVFDPNIQFGEETVRASVSENLMDIYQDMKDCITNYSIGNEEVMNDAISECIYHFEEFWGQQLVNVMRAVHMLVYSGADFSTESSNEEVVPGKGNPEWLDKFWGTDQEEE, from the coding sequence ATGGATCAGATCGTATATTCAAAAAATGTAGTTGAATTTGTAACAGTGGCTAATGAGTACTGTTCTACCATCGAGAATGTGTCGCATCTCACTGCAGAAGAAAACCTTGCAAAGTTGCAAAAGTTGCTGCCATTACTTTATTTGAAGACTTCAGTTGTTGAGAAGATCGAAATGGTGATGGATGAGGAATTGGAGAAATTTGTAAGTGAGCTCGACTACAATATGCTGCATCAGAAATGGTTGCAACTGTTGGGCGAGAACGATGGTTTTTACGAGGTATTCGATCCCAATATTCAGTTTGGAGAAGAAACTGTACGTGCAAGTGTTTCCGAAAATCTGATGGATATTTACCAGGATATGAAAGATTGTATTACGAATTACAGCATTGGTAACGAAGAAGTAATGAACGATGCAATTTCGGAGTGTATTTATCATTTCGAGGAGTTCTGGGGACAACAGTTGGTAAATGTTATGCGTGCCGTGCACATGCTGGTGTACAGTGGCGCCGATTTTTCAACTGAAAGTAGTAATGAAGAAGTGGTTCCCGGGAAAGGAAATCCCGAGTGGCTGGATAAATTCTGGGGAACCGATCAAGAAGAGGAATAA
- a CDS encoding 3'-5' exonuclease, with the protein MFKEKISNEELTGLPLKRFEGQIVLVDSLQKVKQAMEELNGASIIGFDTETKPSFKKGVVNKVALLQLSTKNMAFLFRINRIGLPREIVELLANENVIKPGVAIRDDIKGLQEFVPFKPGGFVELQDEAKEMGIQNFSLKKLTAIACGFRISKGQQLTNWEASELTEAQQYYAATDAWAALEIFENFSKN; encoded by the coding sequence ATGTTTAAAGAAAAAATATCAAACGAAGAATTGACGGGGCTACCTTTAAAACGATTTGAAGGCCAGATCGTTTTAGTCGATTCATTACAAAAGGTAAAACAGGCCATGGAAGAGCTCAACGGAGCAAGTATAATTGGCTTTGATACCGAAACAAAACCTTCGTTTAAAAAAGGCGTGGTAAACAAAGTGGCTTTGCTGCAATTGTCTACCAAAAACATGGCTTTTTTATTTCGGATTAACCGCATTGGTTTGCCGCGCGAAATTGTTGAATTATTGGCCAACGAAAACGTGATAAAACCAGGCGTTGCCATCCGCGACGATATTAAAGGACTACAGGAATTTGTACCTTTTAAACCGGGTGGTTTTGTAGAGTTGCAGGACGAGGCAAAAGAAATGGGTATTCAGAATTTCAGCCTGAAAAAACTGACTGCTATTGCTTGTGGTTTCCGCATCTCAAAAGGACAGCAGCTTACGAACTGGGAAGCCAGCGAATTAACAGAAGCACAACAATATTACGCAGCTACCGATGCGTGGGCTGCACTGGAAATTTTCGAGAACTTTTCAAAAAATTAG
- a CDS encoding class I SAM-dependent rRNA methyltransferase → MAKEFVKVVLKSGKDQSLLRFHPWVFSGAIKKMYGTPAEGDLVKVYSNKDQFLGIGHYQVGSIAIRIVSFEEIEPDYDFWKSKIESAWNLRKMTGFDNNIETNVFRLIHAEGDGMPGLIVDFYNGTAVMQMHSIGMYLIREELVKALQEVMGDKLKAIYNKSEKTLPFKADVKSEDGYLLGSESETEVQEYGLRFKVDWEKGQKTGFFVDQRENRKLVQDYSKGRDVLNMFCYTGGFSFYAMQGDAKSVHSVDASAKAIDLTDENVELNFPGDKRHKSTVIDGFEYLKEIQDKYDLIILDPPAFAKHRKTLPQALKGYKRINTRAFEQIRKGGILFTFSCSQVVSKEKFREAVFSAAAIAGRNVRILHQMSQPVDHPVNIYHPESEYLKGLVLYVE, encoded by the coding sequence ATGGCAAAAGAGTTTGTCAAAGTTGTATTAAAGTCGGGTAAAGACCAGTCATTACTGCGTTTTCACCCGTGGGTATTCTCCGGGGCCATTAAAAAAATGTACGGTACACCTGCCGAGGGCGACCTGGTAAAAGTGTATTCGAATAAAGACCAGTTTTTGGGAATTGGACACTATCAGGTGGGATCGATTGCCATTCGTATTGTGTCGTTCGAGGAAATTGAACCGGATTACGATTTCTGGAAAAGCAAAATAGAAAGTGCGTGGAACCTGCGAAAAATGACGGGTTTTGATAATAATATTGAGACCAATGTTTTTCGTTTGATTCATGCCGAGGGTGACGGAATGCCGGGATTGATCGTTGATTTTTACAACGGAACAGCGGTGATGCAGATGCATTCTATCGGAATGTATCTTATTCGCGAAGAGCTGGTGAAAGCCCTGCAGGAAGTGATGGGTGACAAGCTGAAAGCCATTTACAACAAAAGCGAAAAAACACTGCCGTTTAAAGCCGATGTAAAATCGGAAGATGGTTACTTACTTGGCTCAGAATCGGAAACTGAAGTGCAGGAATACGGTTTACGTTTTAAAGTTGATTGGGAAAAAGGGCAAAAGACCGGTTTCTTTGTCGACCAGCGCGAAAACCGCAAACTGGTGCAAGACTATTCAAAGGGCCGCGATGTGCTGAACATGTTCTGTTACACTGGTGGATTTTCGTTTTATGCCATGCAGGGAGACGCAAAATCTGTACACTCGGTTGATGCCTCGGCAAAAGCGATCGACCTTACTGATGAGAATGTGGAGCTGAACTTTCCGGGAGACAAACGCCATAAATCAACAGTGATCGATGGTTTTGAATACCTGAAAGAAATTCAGGATAAATATGATCTGATAATCCTTGATCCGCCGGCATTTGCAAAACACCGCAAAACCTTGCCACAAGCACTAAAAGGTTACAAACGAATTAATACCCGCGCTTTCGAACAGATTCGTAAAGGCGGAATTCTGTTCACCTTCTCCTGCTCACAGGTAGTGTCAAAAGAGAAATTCAGAGAAGCTGTTTTTTCGGCAGCAGCCATTGCCGGACGAAACGTTCGTATCCTACATCAGATGAGCCAGCCGGTAGATCATCCGGTAAATATTTATCACCCCGAAAGTGAATATCTGAAGGGACTGGTTTTGTATGTTGAATAG
- a CDS encoding phosphoadenylyl-sulfate reductase: protein MQELTNKYNTQLEEKTIVEKLQFLVEQHPGKVVFTTSFGYEDQVITDIIFKNDLPIKVVTLDTGRLFPETYKVYRSTLEKYNKPIKAYFPPTEEVEKLLDEKGPFSFYESLENRKECCYIRKVIPLKRALNGNEIWITGLRASQSDNRSDMKFFEYDEGNDIVKFNPLMEWSLEKTIDWVKKYNVPYNVLHDKGFVSIGCQPCTRAIQPGEDFRAGRWWWEQGSGKECGLHSVKK from the coding sequence ATGCAAGAACTAACAAACAAGTATAACACCCAGCTGGAAGAAAAAACGATTGTAGAAAAATTACAATTCCTGGTGGAGCAACATCCGGGAAAAGTGGTTTTTACTACCAGTTTTGGATACGAAGATCAGGTAATCACCGATATTATTTTTAAGAACGACCTGCCTATAAAAGTAGTTACTTTGGATACAGGCCGTTTGTTTCCTGAAACCTATAAAGTATACCGCAGTACGCTCGAAAAATACAATAAGCCGATTAAGGCATATTTTCCGCCAACTGAAGAAGTGGAAAAACTGCTGGACGAAAAAGGACCTTTCAGCTTTTACGAGTCGCTGGAAAACCGCAAAGAGTGTTGCTACATCCGCAAGGTAATTCCTTTAAAACGTGCGTTGAACGGTAATGAGATCTGGATTACCGGATTACGTGCTTCGCAAAGTGATAACCGCAGCGATATGAAATTCTTTGAGTACGATGAAGGAAACGACATTGTGAAATTCAATCCGTTAATGGAGTGGAGCCTGGAAAAAACTATCGACTGGGTGAAAAAATACAACGTACCATATAATGTATTGCACGACAAAGGTTTTGTAAGCATTGGCTGCCAGCCATGTACGCGTGCCATTCAACCGGGTGAAGATTTCCGCGCCGGACGCTGGTGGTGGGAGCAGGGCTCAGGAAAAGAGTGTGGTTTGCACTCGGTTAAAAAGTAA
- a CDS encoding FMN-binding protein — protein sequence MKIKIGIVLIATLLSTCLALAQSEVDFQPKALEKALRKSGIETLSGIQEMRINKQTPDEINGKYFLINENNDNAYRYIYIGRVNSCRAGGCSAGHESPVTLDSEYFDYYILFDKHKTVQVVKVFNYQATHGYEITAKGWLKQFIGFDGSDSLRVDKNIDAISGATISVYAITADVENKTALLKKLQL from the coding sequence ATGAAGATCAAAATAGGAATAGTATTGATTGCCACGTTACTGAGTACGTGTTTGGCTCTTGCCCAAAGCGAGGTAGATTTTCAGCCTAAAGCGCTTGAAAAGGCTCTTCGTAAATCGGGCATAGAAACGCTGTCTGGTATTCAGGAAATGAGGATTAACAAACAAACTCCAGACGAGATAAACGGCAAATACTTCCTGATTAACGAAAATAACGACAATGCCTACCGGTACATTTACATCGGGCGGGTTAACAGCTGCCGTGCCGGAGGATGCTCCGCAGGCCACGAATCACCGGTAACACTCGATTCGGAATACTTTGATTATTACATTCTATTCGATAAACACAAAACCGTGCAGGTCGTTAAAGTATTCAACTACCAGGCAACCCATGGTTACGAGATTACCGCCAAAGGCTGGCTAAAACAGTTTATCGGATTCGATGGCTCCGATTCGTTGAGAGTGGATAAAAACATCGATGCCATTTCAGGGGCCACCATCTCGGTATATGCCATCACCGCCGATGTGGAAAATAAAACGGCACTGCTGAAAAAGTTACAGTTGTAA
- a CDS encoding MliC family protein — protein sequence MKTKYTLFIGIIALVIISCNNQNQQNKTAAVPAESGETFSFISADKSYNFELQYTENGICLKDVTHRKTYTMNRVRAASGERYTDDEGYVFWSKGKAFTFYHRDEIIIQGRLAEKQEQRIFGNYVNDTYAIRHEGYDWVAVTVKEAIDNSIYVSVRSRADIKKPTCSFDAQAFKVDENTYESMNDGKAIVYRFNDNSITISTKNEADENMLYFFCSGGATFAGTYTKIEEPLEADQIDKTSFIKVLRLQGVGFNVSAIRKNNVNTFTVTTLGLPKEFNETYEIIGSQVTGAEVEDLNADGSPELFVYTQSDGSGSYGNVHAFSVNNLKSMSMVNFPPVAENTELNKGYMGHDEFAVVENRLVLRFPVYKDGDSNANPTGGMRQISYKLTEGEAMRQLKVDKVSEY from the coding sequence ATGAAAACAAAATACACCCTGTTTATTGGCATTATCGCCCTGGTAATTATAAGCTGCAACAATCAAAATCAGCAAAACAAAACTGCTGCAGTCCCGGCAGAATCGGGCGAAACATTCAGTTTCATTTCGGCCGACAAAAGCTACAATTTTGAGCTTCAATACACCGAAAACGGAATTTGTTTAAAAGATGTTACACACAGAAAAACATACACAATGAATCGTGTTCGGGCAGCAAGCGGCGAACGTTATACCGACGACGAGGGTTATGTTTTTTGGTCGAAAGGAAAGGCTTTTACCTTTTATCACCGCGATGAAATCATCATACAAGGTAGGCTGGCAGAAAAACAGGAACAAAGGATATTCGGCAATTATGTAAATGATACTTATGCCATACGCCACGAGGGTTACGACTGGGTGGCAGTAACAGTTAAAGAAGCGATCGATAATTCCATTTATGTGTCGGTGCGTTCGCGGGCCGATATAAAAAAGCCAACCTGTTCGTTTGATGCACAAGCCTTTAAAGTTGATGAAAACACTTATGAATCGATGAACGATGGAAAGGCAATCGTTTACCGGTTCAACGATAATAGTATTACCATTTCAACGAAAAACGAGGCCGACGAAAACATGCTTTACTTCTTTTGCTCGGGAGGAGCCACTTTTGCCGGCACCTACACAAAAATTGAAGAACCACTCGAAGCAGACCAGATCGACAAAACATCGTTTATTAAAGTTTTACGGTTACAGGGCGTTGGTTTTAATGTGTCAGCCATTCGAAAAAATAACGTAAATACTTTTACGGTTACCACTTTGGGTCTGCCAAAAGAATTTAACGAAACCTATGAAATTATAGGTTCGCAGGTAACAGGTGCCGAAGTGGAAGACCTGAATGCCGACGGATCGCCCGAATTATTTGTGTATACCCAATCGGATGGCAGCGGAAGTTACGGCAATGTTCATGCTTTTTCGGTGAATAATTTAAAGTCGATGAGCATGGTTAACTTTCCTCCGGTGGCAGAAAACACCGAGTTAAATAAAGGCTATATGGGCCACGACGAGTTTGCAGTGGTGGAGAACCGACTGGTGCTGCGTTTCCCCGTGTATAAGGATGGCGACAGCAACGCCAATCCAACCGGCGGCATGAGACAAATAAGCTACAAACTTACCGAAGGAGAAGCCATGCGACAGCTTAAGGTGGATAAGGTTAGTGAATATTGA